CCGTGACGGCCCTGGACCGACTGGCACGGGCCGGACAAGTAGACCCCGACACCGTCGACCGCGCCCGCAAGCACTACGGCCTGGACACCTGAAGGAGCCACCGCGGGAGCCGCGGTCAGACGGCCCGCGGTCGTACAAGACGGCGACGAGGAGTACGTCGGTGTCCGCGAACTGGTCCATCTCTCGCTCTCCTACGACCACCGGCTGGTGGACGGCGCGGACGCCGCCCGCTATCTGTCCACGGTGAAGAAGATCGTCGAGGCTGCGGCGTTCGAGGACATACGCTGACGCGACGGTGGTGGCCACGGGTGTGCCGGACACGACCGCCGACGGTCCGGCAACACACACCGGCCGGCCCCGGCCGCGGCTCCGCCACGGCCCGACGCGACGCCACTGCCCTGCGTCTCACCCACGAGGTGACCAGCGCAGATGAGTTGTGTGGCCGAAGACCACATCTATACGCTCGCAGCCGGGGGTGTACATGAAAGGCAAGAATCCGGGCCTTCTGCACGGGCGGCAGAGCGAGCGAGCGGTGCTGGACCGGCAGCTGGCCAAGGTGCGCGATGGCCACAGCGCGGTGCTCGTGCTGCGCGGTGAGGCCGGTATCGGCAAGTCCGCCCTGTTGGAGTACGTGGCCGAGAGTGCCGAGGGCTGCACCGTGGTGCGCGCGGCGGGTGTCGAGGCGGAGATGGAGCTGGCTTTCGGGGGGCTGCACCAGCTGTGCGCGCCCTTCCTGGATCGCCTCAGGCACCTCCCCGATCCGCAGCGGACGGCCCTGGAGACCGCCTTCGGGCTCAGCGCGGGCACTCCCCCGGACCGATTCCTCGTAGGGCTGGCGGTCCTCAGCCTGCTCGCCGACGTCGCTGAGGAGACGCCACTCATCTGCCTCGTCGACGACGTGCAGTGGCTCGACCGCGTCTCCGCCCAGATCGTCGGGTTCGTCGCCCGGCGTCTGATGGCGGAGCGCGTAGGCCTGCTCTTCGCCGTCCGCGAGGCGGACGGGGAACGCGCCCTGCAAGGGCTGCCCGAGCTCACCCTTGGGGGTCTGAGCGAGCCCGATGCCCGCGCCCTGCTGACCTCGGTGCTTCCCGGCCGGTTCGACGAACCGGTCCGCAGCAGGATTCTCGCCGAGGCGCGCGGCAATCCGCTGGCCCTGCTGGAACTGCCCCACAGCACCACCGCGGCCGAACTCGCAGGCGGCTACGCCTCACCGCCGATGGGGCCACTCATCGGCAGGCTCGAGCACAACTTCAGCCTGCGCGTCGAGGAACTGCCCCCGCAGACACGACGGCTGCTGTTGCTCGCAGCGGCCGAGCCCGTCGGCGATGTCTCACTGCTCCGCCGCGCCGCCGACATCCTCGGTGTGTCCATGAGCGAGGCCCAGCCGGCTGTGTCGGCGAACCTGCTGGAAGTACGCACACGGGTCCAGTTCCGGCACCCGTTGGTGCGCTCGGCCGTTTACCGCACGGCGGGACCGGACGAGCGCCGGGAGGCGCACCGGGCACTGGCCGAGGCCACGGATGCGCGGTCCGACCCCGACCGCCGCGCCTGGCACCTGGCCCGCGCCGCTGCGGAGCCCGACGAGGCCGTGGCGGACGAACTGGCCCGATCGGCCGACCGCGCGCAGGCCCGTGGCGGCATCGCCGCATCGGCGGCCTTCCTGGAACGAGCGGCTGAGCTGACGCCCGATCCCTCCCGCCGCCGCAGCAGGGCGCTGGCGGCGGCCCGGGCCAAGTACCTGGCCGGAGCGTTCGACGCCGCGCTCGAGCTGTTGAACGTGGCCGAAATGGGCGCGCTCGACGATCTGCAACACGCCCAAGCCAGCCTGCTGCGCGGGCAGATCACCTTCGGATCCCGCAGTGCCGGTGCCACCGTGCCGCTGCTGCTCACGGCGGCCCGGGAGTTCGAACCGCTCGACGCCGGCATCGCGCGCGAAACCTACCGGGACACGTTCTACGCGGCCCTCACCGCAGGCCGCTTGTCCAGCGGCCCAGGCCTCGAGGAGGTCGCCCGGGCCGCACGCACCGCACCCCCGACGCCTCAGCCCGGACCCACCGACCTCTTCCTCGACGGCCTGGCCCTGGCCACCACGGACGGCTACGCGACGGGCGCCCCGATACTGCGCCGCGCACTGAACACGCTGCGGTTGGGCGGCTTCACAGTGGAACAGTCACTGGGCTGGCTCCCGTTCGCCTGCCGCATGGCCCACAACGTGTGGGACTTCGACAGCTGGAGCACCCTGTCGGCCAAGCTCGTCCGTCTGGCACGGGAGACGGGAACCCTGTCCGTGCTCCCCTCGGCGCTCCTGCTGCGACTGGCGAACCGGGTCTTCGCCGGTGATCTGGACGACGCAGACTCGCTCGCCGCAGAAGCGGTGACAATCGGCGAGGCCACCGGCAGCCACTTCCTCGCACACTACGGGGCGCTGGTGATCGAACCCTGGCGTGGCCGCGAGACCGAGACGCTGCGGGCAATCGAGACGATCACCAGCAACCGAACCCTCAACGGCGAGGGAAAGGCACTCACCGCTCCCCAGTGGGCGCTGGCCGTGCTGTACAACGGCCTCGGGCGTTACGAGGAAGCCTGCGACGCCGCCGCCAAGGGCTGCGAGTACCCGCAGGAGCTGGGGCTCTCCCTCTCCTCCCTGGTCGAGCTGGTGGAGGCGGCAACCCGCAGCGGGCAGCGGGACCTCGCCGTCGAGGCCGCCGACCGCCTCGCGACCATCTGCCAGGCCAGTGGCACGGCCTGGGCAACGGGCACCTCCGCGGCAGCGCGTGCCCTGATCAGTGAGGGGGACACGGCCGACGCCCTGTACCGGGAGGCGATCGCCCGCCTTGAGAGCACCCCGGTGCGGACGGCGCTCGCACGCACCCGGCTGCTGTACGGCGAGTGGCTAAGGCGCGAGAACCGCCGGGCCGAGGCCCGGGATCAGCTGGCCCGCGCCCACGAGATCCTCGACCGGGCGGGCGCGGAGGCCTTCGCCGAGCGCGCCCGCCAGGAGTTGGAAGCCGCTGGGGAGACGGTGCGCAGGCGCGCCACCGGCACCCATGCGGCGCTCACGCCCCAGGAGGCCCAGATTGCCCGGCTGGCCGGCGAAGGGCTGACCAACCTCGAGATCGGCGCGCAGCTGTTCCTCAGCCCGCACACCATCGAGTGGCATCTGCGGAAGGTGTTCACGAAGCTCGGGATCCGATCCCGCAAACAGTTGGGCGCCGTGCTGCCGGGCGGGGCGGCGAGTCCCGCCTGACCCCCCGGGGGCGGCGCAGTCGGCCAGGCGATCCGCGTGCCGCGCCGCGCCCCGTCGGGAGCCCGCGCGGGCCGCACAGACGGCCTCCCCGCCACGCGGTGCGCCCACGGAACTCCTCGGACCACGGCCCGTAGCTCCGGGCTGTCCATGACCGGTCCTGTCGAGGTCCAGTCCCGTGGAGGTCCGAACCCGGCCAGCAGCCCGAGGCGTGCGGGGCCAGGGGGTGGCGGGCCCCAGGGGCGTGCGGGGCCACGGGGTCGGAGGCCCCCTGGCCCCGTGGCGGCCACGGTACGACCACGGGGTGCCCCACGGTCTGTCAGGGGCGCGGCAGTGCCCTAGTCGGCGCGAAGTTGGTGTCAGTGGCGAAGCAAGCCGCCGATCCCCAGCTACCAGAGGAGCCGATCGTGGACACATCTGTGATCGCAACCCGGCAGAGTCCGCAGTCGGTGATGGTGACCATCACTGCCGCGCCCGTGGAACTCAACGACGCGGTCTTCGTGTTCAGTCGCGTCCGGCCAGGACTGCTCAAGATCGCCAACCGGATCCTCCGAGATCCCGGCGAAGCCGAGGACGTCATCCAGGAGGCGTGGCTGCGCTGGCAGGGCACGGACCGCACCGTCGTCGCGGACCCCGGTGCGCTGCTCCGCACGACGACCGTCCGGCTCGCCATCAACGTGCTGCAGTCGGCACGCAGACGCCGCGAATCCAGCGCCACCCCCTGGCTGCCGGAGTCCACGGACACCGGGATGACACCGGAGGCCCTGGCCGAACGCCAGGACTCGGTGGAGCATGCCGTCCTGCTGCTTCTGCAGACCCTGACCCCCAACCAGCGCGCGGCGTACGTGCTGCGCGAGGCGTTCGGCTACTCGTACGACCAGATCGGCGACCTGCTCCGCCTGTCCGTGGTGAACGCACGGCAGCAGGTCTTCCGCGCGCAGGACAGACTGAACAACCGGCGGCACCGGCAGCACGTGGACGCAGCCACCCATCGGCGGCTCGTTCAGGCGATCGTCGTCGCCGCCCGCACCGGAGACCTCGACCGCCTGGAGCACGTGCTGACCGGCCAGGACGCGCCGTACTCCGGCGAGGGGACGGCCGCGTGCGACGGCGCGCCCTCCTACCGGGCCACGGCATGACCGGCACGTCGCACGAGGACGTGGTGGGCGAGGTGCGCACCGGCCCTGCCGACGACCGCACGCAGTCCAGCGCGACCGACCGGTGGGACGCCCTCGACCGCCTCCACCGCCGCGTCCAGGGGACGGTGGAGCGGCGGCTGCGCGAGGAGACCGGGTTCGGGTTGAGTGAAGTACAGGCCCTGCGTCACGTGGGAAGAATCTCCGCCGCGGGCGCCGGCGCCGAACTCATGCGGCTCGGGGATGTGGCCAACGGGCTCGGCCTGAGCCAGTCCGCCACGAGCAGGTTGATGGCACGCCTGCGCCGACAGGGCCTGATCATCTCGAGCGCCGTCGACCACGACCGGCGCGGCGTGCAGGTGCTGCTGACCCCGGCGGGACACGCCGCGCTGCGCCGTACCGCATCCCGCTACGAACAGGTCGTCCGGGACGCGGTCCGCGATCTCGGCTCCCAGGAGGCGGATCCCCTCCTGTGGCATTTCCTCATCGGCCAGAGCGACGCCCGCACGGTCAACCGTTGAGGAAGTCGCGCACGGCCGCCGTGAACTTCTCGGGACGCTCGATGTGCCCGAGATGGCCGGTCTCCCGCAGGATCACCAGCCGGGCGTCGGGAAGGAGCTGGTGCATCATGCGGGCCCAGCGCGGCCCGCAGATGAAGTCGTCCCCGCCGACCAGGACCAGGGTCGGGACGGGGAGCCGGGGCAGTTCCCCGCGGACGTCGAACGGGGGCTCCACCCCCCAGGCCGGTGCCGCGAACATCCGCAGGGATGCGCGCCCCGCGGCGAACTCCTCCTCGCGGCCCCAGTAGTCATGGAAGTAGGCCGGCGAGATGGTGCGCAGCACCCTCGTCGCGCCCTCGTCGTCGGACCGGTCGAGTCGCGTGGTGAGACCCGCAACGTAGGTGGTCACTTCCGGCCGCTCGTCGGCGTGCCGCTGGACGAAGCTCTGCATGTTGGCGACGGCGGCCGCCCAGAACTCCTCTCCCGTCACCGGTGAGGTGTCGTACAACGCCAGGTGTTCGGGGTGGTCGAGGGCGTAGCGCTGCGCGACGAAGCCGCCGTGGGAGTGGCCCAGTAGGGCCACCTCGGCGAGGCCCAGGTGCTCGATCACCGCGTGCAGGAAGTGGGTGTAGGTGGCGAGGGTGTAGTCGCGTGGGTCGGCCAGCCGGCCGGACTCGCCCGTGCCGACCGGCTCGAGGTAGACGACGGTCATGCTGCGCTCCAGCTCGGGCATGCGCAGGTACTCCCAGCCGATGCCCGGCCCTCCGGAGTGGGCGACGCACACCGGGCCGGTTCCGGCGACGTGGTAGCGCTGGTCGACGGCGGCCGTGCCGTGCTGGACGACGAGGGTGTGGGTGCCCGGGGAGAGGGGGGCTCGGGGATCGACAGCTGGGCTGGGTAGGGGCCTCGGGCCCTGTGCGGCGTTCACAACTCACAGATGGTGCGGCGACCCGGAGCCCCGCTCAAGACATTGTGTCTGTTGTCACACTGTATTTCACACCGTTGCACTCCGCCCTGGAATGTCACAGGAACTCCCTTCGGACGGTCAGATACATGAGAGGCATCGGCGACGAGTAGGGAGACGCTGCCATGAGTTGGCGCGAGAGAGCGGCCTGCCAGGATGTAGACCCCGACCTGTTCTTCCCCATCGGCACCGCGGGTCTGACGCTGGTCCAGATCGACGAGGCGAAGGCCGTGTGCGCCCGGTGCCCCGTGCGGGAGCGGTGTCTGCAGTGGGCTCTGGACGCCGGTCAGGTCGAGGGCATCTGGGGCGGCACGACGGAGAGCGAGCGCCGCGCGACGCGACGACGCTCGGCGCGTAAGGACGTCGAGCGCATCAGCGCGAAGGCGTCCTGACCCGGACAACACCGGCATGATCCTGCCTTACGGTCATGTCACACCTTCACCACTTTCTCGGTCCCTTCTGATGAGGGCACGAAACCCGGTGCGGCAGCTCGTCTCCATGCACCGTTTCGTTGCACAGACCCGGCCGCAAGGCGCTCTTGGTGATGTGTTGATGGTGGTAATGGCATGAGCGACGCAATCGAACCGGTCACTACGACGGGCAGCCCCAGCGGTGGCAAAATCGCCGACTGGGCGAGAACGCGGATGGGCATCGGGCCCACCACAACGACCGGCACTCGCAGGGCCCGTCCGGAGCACTGGTCGTTCCTGCTGGGCGAGATCTGTCTCTACAGCTTCTTCGTCCTGCTCGTCACCGGTGTGTATCTGACGTTCTACTTCCACCCGTCGTCGAACGAGGTCGTCTACGACGGCAGTTACGCTCCACTGCGCGGCCAGATCGTGTCCGAGGCGTTCGACTCGACGATGCACATCTCCTTCGACGTACGTGGCGGCCTGCTCATCCGCCAGGCCCACCACTGGGCGGCACTGATCTTCGTCGCCTCCCTGCTGGCCCACCTGATGCGCGTGTTCTTCACCGGCGCCTTCCGCAAGCCTCGCGAGCTGACCTGGGTGGCCGGTTTCGCCCTGCTCATCCTCGGCATGCTCGGTGGCCTGACCGGCTACGACCTCCCCGGCGACCTCCTGTCGGGAACCGGGCTCGCCGTGGTGAACGGGACACTTCTGTCGGTACCGATCGTCGGTACCGACCTGTCGATGTTCCTGTTCGGCGGCGAGTTCCCCGGGCACGACCTGGTGCCCCGCTTCCACGTGATCCACGTCCTGGTCATTCCGGCGCTGATGCTGGCGCTCGTCGCCTTCCACGCCTTCCTCGGGCACCGACACCGACACACCCAGTACCCGGGGCCAGGCCGTACGGAGCACAACGTGGCCGGCCTGCCGATGCAGGTGTACGTGGTCAAGGCGGCCGGCTATTTCGGCATGGTCGCCGGGGCCATCTTCACCATCGCCGCGATCGCCCAGATCAACCCCGTCTGGGAGTTCGGCCCCTATCGCGCCGATCAGGTCTCCGCCGGATCCCAGCCCGACTGGTACATGGGCATCGCAGACGGGCTGCTGCGTGTCATGCCCGGGTGGGAGGTGAACTTCTGGGGCCACACCCTGGCCCTGGACAATCTGATCCCTCTCCTCGCCGGCTTCGGCTTCCTCCTCGTCATGGGCGCCTACCCGTTCATCGAGGCCTGGGTCACCGACGACGACCACGAACACCACCTGCTGGAACGGCCACGCAACCGGCCCGTGCGCACGGCGTTCGGCGTGGCATGGCTCGGCGTCTACCTGGTGGCACTGCTCGGAGCCGCGAACGACATCATCGCCGTGACCTTCCACCTGTCGGTCAACACGGTCACCTGGACGGTGCGCATCGCCCTGTTCGTCGTACCGGTCGTCCTCTTCCGCGTGACCAAGCGCATCGCCCTGGGTCTGCAACGCCGCGATCGCGACAAGGTCCTGCACGGCCGCGAAACAGGTGTCATCACGCGCCTGCCGCACGGCGAGTACGCAGAGGTGCACCAGCCCCTCGACCCTTACCAGCTCCATGCCCTCACGGCGCACGAGCAGTACCGGCCCCTCGACCCGGGACGACGCGACGCAGACGGCCACGCGAGCGGCAAGGCGCGACGGCTGCGCGCGCGACTCAGCCGCGGCTTCTACGGCGAGGGGACACAGATCCTCAAGCCCACCGTCCAGGAGTACCGGAAGATCACCGGCAAACATCACTCCACCAGCAAAAAGGACTAAAGAAACAAAGTGTCACACCTGCGATACGCACACGGTCCTTGAAGGTGACAGCACACCGTTTCCCGAAAGGGCCTCCCATGAACCGCAGTTCCACCTACCAGCGGGTCCGCACCCCGCTCTCCCTCCTGGCCACCGCCTCCGTCGCCACCGCCCTCATCGCCACGGCAGTCGCCCCCGCCCACGCGGACAGAACCACGTCCGCACCGGACAGCGAGACGAAGCCCACGGTGGTACTCGTGCACGGCGCGTTCGCCGATTCCACCAGCTGGAACGGCGTCATCAAGAGGCTGCGGCACGAGGGCTACCCCGTCGTCGCCGCGGCCAACCCGCTGCGCGGGCTGGACAACGACGCCTCCTACCTCAAGGAGGTCCTGGCCGGCATCGACGGCCCGGTGGTCCTGGCCGGACACTCCTACGGCGGATCGGTGATCAGCGACGCCGCCCACGACGCCGCCAACGTCAAGGCTCTGGTGTTCGTCGCCGCCTTCCTCCCCGAAAACGGGGAGAGCGCCGTCGAGTTGTCGGGCAAGTTCCCCGGCAGCACCCTCGGCGACGCTCTGCGCTCCGTGCCAGTCACCCTGCCGGACGGCTCCCGCGACGCCGACCTGACGATCGAACCGAGCAAGTTCCACCAGCAGTTCGCCGCTGACGTCCCCCGCAACACCACGGACCTCATGGCCGTCACACAGCGCCCGATCACCAATGCCGCGCTGGCGGACGACGCCTCCGAGCCCGGTTGGAAGGACATCCCGTCCTGGGCCGTGGTCGCCACCCAGGACCGCAACATCCCGGCGCAGACCCAGATCTTCATGGCACAGCGCGCACACGCCCACATCACGCGTGTACGGGCCTCGCACGCCGTGAGTGTCTCCCACCCCGCCGACGTCGCCGGGGTGATCGAGGCAGCCGCTCGGACCGTGCGCTGACCCAGCACTGCCGCGGGTAAGGGGGCGCAAGCACGCTCCGCCCCCTTACCCTCCTCGCACACATGGTGGCCCCCTGGAATTCGCCGTCGGTCCACGGGGCCACCATGTGTGCGAGGAGTCAGCCGCGGTCTTCCGGAGCGACGTAGTCGAAGGTCGGGCCCGCGGTCAGGCCCTCGCCGTCGGACATCGACATCAGGCTCTGTGCCTGCCCCTTGAGCGCGTACATCGTGCCCACCGACACCCCGAGCATCGCAGGATTGCCGTTGAACGCCTGCTCCAGGAGCTGCAGCAGCTTGCCGTACGCGATGTTGAACGCCTCCTGCGCCGTGCGGATCGCGCTGCCTTCCGGATGGTCCTGCAGCCGCGGGTTGGGCCGCATCGGGCGCACCCCGGCGCGGTCGACGGTGATCGTCTCGCCGGTGGGGCCTGTCTCCGGTGTGTCCCCCGGCTGGTAGCGCCGGCCCTGTGCGAGCTCCTGGAAGCGGTAGTAGTGCGAGACCGCCTTGGTCTGCGGGTGGAACATGTCCATGTCCCCGTCCCACACGTCGAAGCGTGCCGCGCCCTCGCCCTGCTCCACGATCTCCTCCAGGGCGGAGAGCGCCGAGGCGAGATCGGTGACCGGGCTCAGCCGCCCGCCGGTGTGCCCGAAGGGTCCTGCGGCCACCTGGCGGGCGGGATCACCGGTGAAGACCTTTTCCTCGCCGAGCTCGGCGCACAGGTGTCGCAGGCCCTTCTCGATCGCGTCGTAGAACTGACCGATCGTCATGTAGGCGTCGCCCTCGGCCGGGTCGCCCGGGTGGGCGGGTTGTTCGAGGCGGAGGAACATGGTGAGCGCCTCCTGCCCGAACGGCAGCAGGGACAGCTGCAGGGAGGGGTCGGCGTGCGGCATGGGCCGCGGATGCGGCGACAGTATCCGCGGGGTGTCGACGCGAGGTTGCCCGCCCACCGCGTTCAGGAGGTTCGCCACCAGAGCGAGGTGGATCATCTCCTCGACGAACACACTGCTGACCACTTCGACGGCGTGGGCGTTCCGCTCGGGGTCGAGGGAGTAGAGGGCTGTGAGGTAGGGCGGCAGCGTGGCGTGCTCCAGCTCGATGGCCCACTGCAGGTGCTCGCGCAGGTCCTCCATCGTCGTGATCGAGCGGAACCGGGCCTGGCCGGTGGGGTCTTGAGGATTCATGGGGGTCTCACCTGGGTTTCGTGCGTACGGTTCGGCCGCAGCTGCGGACCGACCTGTGGTCACCGGCATCGCTGCCGGCGGGGACCGTGCGGGGCGGTCGGTGTTGTGGCGCGGGGCCTGTCATGCGGCTTCCGCGCGGGAGAGGCGGACGGCGGAGATGTCGAAGCTGAGCCTGACCTTGTCGCTGATGAGGACGCCGCCGGTCTCGACGGGCGTGCTCCCGCCGAGTCCCCAGTCGGAGCGGCGCACCAGGGCGGTGCCGGAGAAGCCGACACGGTGGTCTCCGCTCTCGTCCTGCGTGGCCCCCTCGAAGGCGAGGTGGATGTGGAGAGGGAGTTCGACGTCCTTGATCCTGAGGTGGCCCGTCAGGCGGAACTGACCGTCTCCGCGGTCAGCAAGGCCCGCGGAGCGAAAGAGCATCAGCGGATAGGTGGCGGCGTCGAAGAAGTCCGGGCCCGTGAGATGGGTGTCCCGGTCAGGGCTGCTCGTGTCGATGCTGCCGGTCTGGACGCTCAAGTAGGCCTCGGAGCGGCTGGGTTGATACCCGTCCAGCTTGACCAGCCCCTCGAACGCGCCGAACCGTCCGTGCACGTTCGCGATCATGGCGTGCCGGACGGAGAAGCCGATGGTGCTGCGTACCGGGTCGATGGTGTAGACACCCGTCAGCGCTGTGTACGGGACGACGGTCGACATATGTGGGTCCTTGCGGTCGCTGGTCACGACGATCAGTCGTTTCGAGCCGTCGCCGTGTGCCTGCCGATGGTGGAGCGGACCGCGGCCGAGGAGGCCCGGGCGGGGTCCGCAGAAGGACAGACAGGTGAGGGCCCGCGCGTGTGACACCGGGACCGCCGCCGGGACGGCGTTCTGCATGTCACAGCGTGTCGGCGCGTGAACGCGCCGTCACGCGCGTCGTAACGGTCAGCACCGCGGGATCGCCCGTGTCGGGTAGCGGGGTGAAGCCGTGCTCGGCCAGCTCCACGACGATGTCGTCCCGGGAGGCCGGCCACATCCAGAAGGTCTCGGTGTGCTCGCGCAGGACACCGGTCACGTCCCGCACCCAGTAGTCGAAACGTGTCCGGATGCGGCCCGCGTCGGCGGACAGCACCATGTGCCCGCCGTACTCGTGCCGGCCGAGTGTCTGAGCGGGCAGCGGGTGGACGGTGCGCACCCGCGGAGGGCGTGCGGGGGGAAGCTGCAGCAGGAAGACGCCGCCGGGACAGAGCGCTTCGGCGACGGCGGGGTAAAGGCGGCGGCGCGAGGACGGATCCAGGCACGCGAGGGTGTTGTGGCAGACGGCGACGTCCGCGACACCGCGCAGACCGGTCTCAGGGAGGGTGCAGGGGTGGACGGTGACCCGTCCGCGCACGTCGGCGGGCAAGGACGCGATCCGGGTCATCAGGGCGGCGCGCATGGACCGCGCGGGCTCGACGGCATGCACGCCGACGTCGGACCCGGCGAGGCCCAGCAGGGTGACACGGCCGGTGCCCGCGCCGATGTCCAGCACACCGACCCGCGCGTTGCCGACCGCTTCTCCGTACAGTTCCCGCACGTGCGCGGCATCGGCCTCGCCTTGCAGCACGTCGTAGAACTCGGCACTGACGGCGTAGGCCTCTGCGGAGGGCGCGCTCGCCGGACGGGCGGGCGAACGGGACGAAAGCGAGTACATGACCCACTTGACAGGTCCGCCGCCTCATCTGTGACGGGACGTGTGCCCCGGCGCGGGATCTCCCCCTGCTCGCTCCCCTCCCCCGGACTGACCGGCTGGCACCCTTAACACTGTGTGCCACTATGTTGGGTGGCATCCGACGCAGCACATGATGCTCGTCGTCCCGGCCGCCGCGGCCGCACAGCCTCCCCGGACCCCGGCCGCGGCCCCTATCACGAGGGATGTACCGACCATGCCCGCCATCCTCATCCACGGCGTTCCCGACACCCACCGCGTGTGGGACGGCGTACGCCGACACCTGACCCGCTCCGACGTCGAGGCCTGGGACCTGCCCGGATTCGGCACCCCCCGCCCCACGGGCTTCGGCTCCAGCAAGGAGGAGTACGTCGACTGGCTCGTCGAGCGACTCGAGCGCGTCGGTGAGCCCGTGGACCTGGTCGGTCACGACTGGGGCTGCATCCTCACCGCTCGCATCGCCTCCCTCCGCCCCGACCTGGTGCGCACCTGGGCCGGCGGCAACGGACCCATCAGTTCCCGCTACGTCTGGCACCCGCTGGCCGAGACCTGGCAGGACCCCGCCACCGGCGAGCGGTTCATGGCCGAACTGGACCCTGAAGCCTTCGCGAAGGACCTGGTGAACGGCTTCGACGCGCCCGCCGGACCGGTGAAGGAGATGGTCCGGCACGTCGACGACACAATGAAGGACAGCGTTCTGCGGCTGTACCGGTCCGCCATGACCATGGGGTCGGAGTGGGAAGCGGCCCTGTCGAACGTCACCGCACCCGCGCTGGTGTTCTGGGGCGAGCGCGACCCCGCCTGCCAGATCGAGTTCGGCGACGAACTCGGCACCGCCCTGCGCGCCACCCGCGTCCTCCATCTCGACTGCAACCACTGGACGGTGCTGGAGCGGCCCGCGGAGGTGGCCGCCGCCATCGAGGAGCACTGGGCGCAGGGCACCGGACGCTAGCCCGCGCCGGTCGGCGATGGGGCGCGGACCGGCGGGCCGCCTCGGACACGGCCGTGGAACACGGACGTCGTCCGCGCCCTCGTCGCGC
Above is a window of Streptomyces sp. NBC_00490 DNA encoding:
- a CDS encoding ferritin-like domain-containing protein — protein: MNPQDPTGQARFRSITTMEDLREHLQWAIELEHATLPPYLTALYSLDPERNAHAVEVVSSVFVEEMIHLALVANLLNAVGGQPRVDTPRILSPHPRPMPHADPSLQLSLLPFGQEALTMFLRLEQPAHPGDPAEGDAYMTIGQFYDAIEKGLRHLCAELGEEKVFTGDPARQVAAGPFGHTGGRLSPVTDLASALSALEEIVEQGEGAARFDVWDGDMDMFHPQTKAVSHYYRFQELAQGRRYQPGDTPETGPTGETITVDRAGVRPMRPNPRLQDHPEGSAIRTAQEAFNIAYGKLLQLLEQAFNGNPAMLGVSVGTMYALKGQAQSLMSMSDGEGLTAGPTFDYVAPEDRG
- a CDS encoding YceI family protein — translated: MQNAVPAAVPVSHARALTCLSFCGPRPGLLGRGPLHHRQAHGDGSKRLIVVTSDRKDPHMSTVVPYTALTGVYTIDPVRSTIGFSVRHAMIANVHGRFGAFEGLVKLDGYQPSRSEAYLSVQTGSIDTSSPDRDTHLTGPDFFDAATYPLMLFRSAGLADRGDGQFRLTGHLRIKDVELPLHIHLAFEGATQDESGDHRVGFSGTALVRRSDWGLGGSTPVETGGVLISDKVRLSFDISAVRLSRAEAA
- a CDS encoding class I SAM-dependent methyltransferase, yielding MYSLSSRSPARPASAPSAEAYAVSAEFYDVLQGEADAAHVRELYGEAVGNARVGVLDIGAGTGRVTLLGLAGSDVGVHAVEPARSMRAALMTRIASLPADVRGRVTVHPCTLPETGLRGVADVAVCHNTLACLDPSSRRRLYPAVAEALCPGGVFLLQLPPARPPRVRTVHPLPAQTLGRHEYGGHMVLSADAGRIRTRFDYWVRDVTGVLREHTETFWMWPASRDDIVVELAEHGFTPLPDTGDPAVLTVTTRVTARSRADTL
- a CDS encoding alpha/beta fold hydrolase, producing the protein MPAILIHGVPDTHRVWDGVRRHLTRSDVEAWDLPGFGTPRPTGFGSSKEEYVDWLVERLERVGEPVDLVGHDWGCILTARIASLRPDLVRTWAGGNGPISSRYVWHPLAETWQDPATGERFMAELDPEAFAKDLVNGFDAPAGPVKEMVRHVDDTMKDSVLRLYRSAMTMGSEWEAALSNVTAPALVFWGERDPACQIEFGDELGTALRATRVLHLDCNHWTVLERPAEVAAAIEEHWAQGTGR